The Prinia subflava isolate CZ2003 ecotype Zambia chromosome 15, Cam_Psub_1.2, whole genome shotgun sequence genome contains a region encoding:
- the AEN gene encoding apoptosis-enhancing nuclease isoform X1 → MALMPPVHAPAGMPPGKGQMTPLLPAAKGSAPTLQGTHAAPKGPSKKKSRKHQRFMERRAVLEQKGLLSPRGRLGTQTTESGLEAPTTLSKANGTTAPLCDKVPKPKRIVSASLSPSASPDSIARHHSVLLSQGSGSPKRVQTASLVLRPAKYVAIDCEMVGTGPQGRLSELARCSVVNYEGDVIYDKYVRPELPIVDYRTRWSGITKQHMKNAIPFTAAQAEILKILKDKIVVGHAIHNDFQALKYFHPKDRTRDTSQSPVLKKRAGLPVRANVSLKNLARHLLHKKIQVGCKGHSSVEDAQTAMELYRLVEVQWERELAHSLPPRPPSPVTDPAADSSQYLDDQYWPTDLMANSL, encoded by the exons ATGGCACTCATGCCCCCTGTGCACGCTCCAGCAGGAATGCCACCAGGCAAGGGACAGATGACACCGCTGCTGCCCGCCGCGAAGGGCTCCGCGCCCACCCTGCAGGGCACCCATGCGGCCCCGAAGGGTCCCAGCAAGAAGAAGAGCCGTAAGCACCAGCGGTTCATGGAGCgccgggctgtgctggagcagaaggGGCTGCTGAGCCCCCGTGGGCGCCTGGGCACTCAGACCACTGAgtcagggctggaggcacccACGACACTCAGCAAGGCAAATGGCACCACGGCACCGCTCTGTGACAAGGTCCCCAAGCCCAAACGGATCGTGTCTGCATCCCTGTCTCCGTCTGCCTCTCCAGACAGCATAGCCCGGCACCACTccgtgctgctgtcccagggcagtggcagccccaaGAGGGTGCAGACAGCCTCCCTAGTCCTGCGCCCGGCCAAATACGTGGCCATCGACTGTGAGATGGTGGGCACCGGTCCTCAGGGCAGGCTGAGCGAGCTGGCACGATGCTCCGTGGTGAATTACGAGGGGGATGTCATCTATGACAAGTATGTCCGGCCTGAGCTCCCCATCGTGGACTACCGCACGCGCTGGAGCGGCATCACCAAGCAGCACATGAAGAATGCAATTCCCTTCACGGCTGCCCAGGCAGag ATCCTGAAGATCTTGAAAGACAAGATTGTGGTAGGACACGCCATCCACAATGACTTCCAAGCCCTGAAGTACTTCCACCCAAAAGACAGAACTCGAGACACCagccagagccctgtgctgaaGAAGAGGGCAGGCCTGCCTGTCAGAGCCAATGTGTCCCTCAAGAACTTGGCCAGGCACCTGCTTCATAAAAAGATCCAG GTTGGCTGTAAAGGACACTCGTCGGTGGAGGATGCTCAGACAGCCATGGAGCTGTACAGACTGGTGGAGGTGCAGTGGGAGAGGGAGCTGGCCCACAGCCtgcccccccggccccccagCCCCGTCACTGACCCCGCTGCAGACAGCAGCCAGTACCTGGATGACCAGTACTGGCCCACAGACCTGATGGCCAACAGCCTGTGA
- the AEN gene encoding apoptosis-enhancing nuclease isoform X2, whose translation MPPGKGQMTPLLPAAKGSAPTLQGTHAAPKGPSKKKSRKHQRFMERRAVLEQKGLLSPRGRLGTQTTESGLEAPTTLSKANGTTAPLCDKVPKPKRIVSASLSPSASPDSIARHHSVLLSQGSGSPKRVQTASLVLRPAKYVAIDCEMVGTGPQGRLSELARCSVVNYEGDVIYDKYVRPELPIVDYRTRWSGITKQHMKNAIPFTAAQAEILKILKDKIVVGHAIHNDFQALKYFHPKDRTRDTSQSPVLKKRAGLPVRANVSLKNLARHLLHKKIQVGCKGHSSVEDAQTAMELYRLVEVQWERELAHSLPPRPPSPVTDPAADSSQYLDDQYWPTDLMANSL comes from the exons ATGCCACCAGGCAAGGGACAGATGACACCGCTGCTGCCCGCCGCGAAGGGCTCCGCGCCCACCCTGCAGGGCACCCATGCGGCCCCGAAGGGTCCCAGCAAGAAGAAGAGCCGTAAGCACCAGCGGTTCATGGAGCgccgggctgtgctggagcagaaggGGCTGCTGAGCCCCCGTGGGCGCCTGGGCACTCAGACCACTGAgtcagggctggaggcacccACGACACTCAGCAAGGCAAATGGCACCACGGCACCGCTCTGTGACAAGGTCCCCAAGCCCAAACGGATCGTGTCTGCATCCCTGTCTCCGTCTGCCTCTCCAGACAGCATAGCCCGGCACCACTccgtgctgctgtcccagggcagtggcagccccaaGAGGGTGCAGACAGCCTCCCTAGTCCTGCGCCCGGCCAAATACGTGGCCATCGACTGTGAGATGGTGGGCACCGGTCCTCAGGGCAGGCTGAGCGAGCTGGCACGATGCTCCGTGGTGAATTACGAGGGGGATGTCATCTATGACAAGTATGTCCGGCCTGAGCTCCCCATCGTGGACTACCGCACGCGCTGGAGCGGCATCACCAAGCAGCACATGAAGAATGCAATTCCCTTCACGGCTGCCCAGGCAGag ATCCTGAAGATCTTGAAAGACAAGATTGTGGTAGGACACGCCATCCACAATGACTTCCAAGCCCTGAAGTACTTCCACCCAAAAGACAGAACTCGAGACACCagccagagccctgtgctgaaGAAGAGGGCAGGCCTGCCTGTCAGAGCCAATGTGTCCCTCAAGAACTTGGCCAGGCACCTGCTTCATAAAAAGATCCAG GTTGGCTGTAAAGGACACTCGTCGGTGGAGGATGCTCAGACAGCCATGGAGCTGTACAGACTGGTGGAGGTGCAGTGGGAGAGGGAGCTGGCCCACAGCCtgcccccccggccccccagCCCCGTCACTGACCCCGCTGCAGACAGCAGCCAGTACCTGGATGACCAGTACTGGCCCACAGACCTGATGGCCAACAGCCTGTGA